The Pseudomonas rhizosphaerae genomic sequence GGCGATGGCCATGCCCAGGAAAATCCCGCAGACCGGCACTTCCAGCACGTCGGTCGTCCAGCCCACCACCACCACGCACAGGGCCGTGCTCAACAGCCCGCGACTCATCCAGCTGTTCTTGCTGCGCAGGGTCATCAGCAGCGGCAGCAGCAGCGCATACAGCGCCGGTCCCATGACGCCGAAACTGGCCCACAGGTACATGAACAGGCTGTCGGCGACAGCGGGGTACTTGACGTTGTCCACCGGGAACATGTTCACCGCACTGCCGACCATGCCAAGGCCGCCGCCGGTCCAGCTCCAGCCACGGCGTGACACTTCGTCGGCCAGGCGCGGCCAGGTGTTGATCATGCGGTCGTACAGCGACACCAGGCTGCCTTCGGCACCGCTGGCGGCCAGGCTCGGGTCCAGCGGTGTCCACAGACCCACCAGCGGCAGCAGGGCACCCATGCCCACCAGTACGACGAAAGCGACCCGGCACAGCAGGCGCTGGTTGTAGAAAGGCATCACCAGCAACACGGCGACGAGCGCCACGGCGGTGGACTTGTTGGTGGTCAGCAGGATGGTCGCGAACGCCACCCCCAACAGGGCCAGCAGCAGCACCTTGGAGCGGGTGAAGGCGCACAGGTACAGGGTGAAGATCGCCGTCAGGGTGGCGGCCGTGGTCGACATCCGCGCAAAGCCTGCAGGGCGGTCGATGCCGTCGGCGGCCCAGGTCATGTTACCGGTCAGCTCCTGGTCGCCCAGGTTGTAGCTGTAGCCTTTCCACGGCACTGAAAACAGGCTGTCGGCGTACACGCCCACGATGGTCGCCAGCAGGCACAGGCCAACCGCCCAGCCCAGCAACTTGCGGCGCTGCTCCAAGTGTTCGCCGCACACCAGGCCGAACAGCAGCGGGATGTAGCCGAACAGGGCGAACAGCGGGTTGGCCAGGGCCGCACCGTGCAGCGCGCCCAACCCGGCCGACAGGACCATGCCCAGCAGCAGGATCCAGAACAGGCGATGGGTCTTGAGCGTGGTCAATTCCAACGCGAACAGCACCACGCACAGCACCTTGGGCAGGTACAGCAGGGCCGAAATGCCGGCCTGGTCGAAGTAATAGCGCAACGCGCCGGAGAACGTCTCGACCAGCAGCAGGGCGATCGCGGTCCAGACCACCAGCGTCGACTTGTTCACTGCAAGTCGCGCCACGGGTGCCGGTGCCTCAAAGCGACTGAGTGACAGGGCTGATTTCATGATGGACATTTCTTCTTTGCAAAACATCGAGGAACAGCTGTTGGTAACTGTCGAGCATCCGTTCCTGGTCGAGCAGGTGCTCGACGCTGTCACGCGCCTGGGCCGCCAGGCGTTCGCGCAGTTCGGGGTCGCGGTACAGCTGCAGCATCGCCAGGCCCAGCGAGCGCGGCTCGTCGGGGTTGCACAGCAGCCCGTTGATGCCGTCCTGGATGATCTCCGGCAGGCCGCCACGGGCACTGGCGATCACCGGCACCGAGTGGGCGCAGGCTTCCACTGCCACCAGGCCGAACGGCTCGTTCCAGATCGACGGCACGATGGCCACGTCGATCTGCCGATAGAAGCTTTCAGGCGACTGGTAGCCGACGAAGTGGATGTTTTCGCCGCTGGCCTCAAGCTTCAGCACCTGCTCGTAGTCCAGCTGCCCGCGCCCGGCGATCTGCAAGGTGGCGTTGAACGGCAATTTCTTGAACTGATCGATCAGCCAGCGCAAGCCCTTGGGCTCGGACAAGGTGCCCAGGTAACCGAAGCGCAACGGTTCGCCTTGGGCCATGCGGGTGAAACGCGACGGTGCATGGTCGATCTTCGGGCTGGCGTTGTAGATCACCTGCTGCGAAGCGTTGCGGAAGAAGCGGGCGTCGGTGAGCTTGCCCAGCAGGTGCTGGCTGACCCCCACCACCGCGTCGACCTGGGCCGAGCGTTCGGCATGGCCCTGGCGGAAGTGCTTGCACAGGGTGCAGGGCGTCTTGCAGGCCGTGTTCTTCTTGAACATGTTGCTGCTCGGGCACATCAGGTACATGTCGTGCAGCACCTGCACCAGTGGCAGGCCGGATGCGGAGATCTCGTCCCACGCCGACACCGACCAGCCACTGAGGTTGTGGCACACCACCAGGTCGACCTTCTCGGCCGCCAGCACTTCGCGCAGGTAGGTGCGCATGCCCATGTTGTACTTGTCGCGCAGATGCCAGCCCAGCCGGGCCAACGCGCCGGGGCGCTGTTCGCTGAAGTGCCAGTAGGTGTTGAGCAGCCCGGCGCGGTAGACCTTCACGCCTTTCACGAATTCGTGCTTGAGGCCCGCATCGGGGCCGGTGCTCAGCACGCAGACTTCGTGGCCACGCTGATGCATGCCCTCGACCGTGCGTTGCAGAACGATTTCAGCACCGCCGCCGACATGCGGCGAGTACAGGCTGCTTAGGAACAGTATCTTCATAGTGGGTACGATTCATGAATGCCCAGACGACCCGATTCCCCGTCACGCATGGCTTGTTCGAGCAAGCCCAGGCGTCGGTCCGAACCGCTCCTTTTTGCGAAATAGCGCAGCAACAGCAGAAACACCGAGCGGTTGAGCCGATACAGCAGTGTCGAGCCGGCCCACACGTGCTTGTCGAACCAGGCCTGGTTGCGCGCGGTGTAGTAGGCGCGCAGGTCCGAGTTGCCGAGCAGGA encodes the following:
- a CDS encoding glycosyltransferase family 4 protein, with protein sequence MKILFLSSLYSPHVGGGAEIVLQRTVEGMHQRGHEVCVLSTGPDAGLKHEFVKGVKVYRAGLLNTYWHFSEQRPGALARLGWHLRDKYNMGMRTYLREVLAAEKVDLVVCHNLSGWSVSAWDEISASGLPLVQVLHDMYLMCPSSNMFKKNTACKTPCTLCKHFRQGHAERSAQVDAVVGVSQHLLGKLTDARFFRNASQQVIYNASPKIDHAPSRFTRMAQGEPLRFGYLGTLSEPKGLRWLIDQFKKLPFNATLQIAGRGQLDYEQVLKLEASGENIHFVGYQSPESFYRQIDVAIVPSIWNEPFGLVAVEACAHSVPVIASARGGLPEIIQDGINGLLCNPDEPRSLGLAMLQLYRDPELRERLAAQARDSVEHLLDQERMLDSYQQLFLDVLQRRNVHHEISPVTQSL